AACTACGGATTGCAAATGCAACTTGGGAAACGGAGTGAGGGCTCAGGCGAAAGGAGGTCACCTGGAGCCCCGCAAACGAATTTAAGAACCTCCGCTGAATGGCAGCAGTGGGTAAAATATATAGCCGAATTCACCAAAACCTGTCCTGCCGAAGTTCGGAATAAAGACATAAGACCGTACGTACCCGTATTGTTCTGTGGGATGTTAGTATGGGCCCTGGTCGACACGGGGGCAATGATCTCCCTTGTAAACGATACAACGTATGATATGCTAATGAGTAAAGGAGCGCGGATTACGACTGAAAAACTTCAGATTCAAATGGCCGATGGGACAAAAACCGAAGCAAGGAGAGGGATCGAATTTGAAGGAAGTATCGAAAACATACAACACGCGTTTAAGTTGATTAACGTCTCAGGTCTTACTTCTCCGATTATTTTAGGCATGGACGTAATAGCGCCATTAAAACtaattgactttaaaaagaaaactatttccaGAGAAGAGTACGGCGTAAATAACTGTGAGGGGACAGCTATAAATGCTATCGTCACGCTAAGCGAGGAGGAAGAAGAGGAGCTTAGAGAGTTTTTGGAAAACGAATTAGCGGAGTTTAAGGATTCCCCTGGTCTTACCCACATAGTAGAACATGTGATTAAATTAAAGAACGACGAACCGATTAAACAGAGATTTTATCCACGTAACCCCGCAATGCAGAAAGTGATCAACGATGAAGTTGATTCAATGTTGGCGGACGGGATAATCGAGAAATCGAATAGTCCCTGGAGTTCTCCAGTTGTATTAGTCAAGAAACCTTCCGGAAAATTTAGGTTTTGTGTGGACTTCCGAAAGGTAAATGCAAAAACCGAGAAAGATGCTTATCCCCTACCTCAAATCAACTCTATcctagaaaaactcaaggaagccaaATTTATTTCCACGCTCGACTTAAAATCAGGGTATTGGCAGGTGGGTTTATCGAAGGAAAGTCGCGCCATAACCGCTTTTACAGTACCAGGAAAAGGACTCTACCAATTTACGAGGATGCCGTTTGGTTTGCACTCAGCGGGAGCAACGTTTCAACGACTTCTCGATACCATAATAGGCCCGGAATTGGAACCCAAAGCTTTCGCCTATCTAGATGACTTGATTATTATTTCATCGAATTTCAAGGAACATTTAGAATCTCTGAGAGAAGTATTTCAACGTCTTCGACGAGCTGGCCTAAAGCTTAACCCGGAGAAGTGCAAGTTTTGCCAGACACGCTTAAAATATTTGGGACACGTTATAAACGATCAAGGAATATCCACAGATCCAGATAAGGTGTCCGCTATCTTAGACTTTCCAACGCCGAGGAATATAAGAAACCTCCGAAGCTTCTTGGGTCTTGCGAGTTGGTATCGCCGATTCATATCAGGTTTCGCGACCCTGACGGCGCCACTTACTAAACTGCTGAGAAAAGCGGTTAAGTGGGATTGGACAGCGACTCATGAAGAGGCTTTCGTCGAACTGAAACGCCGCCTAACAAACACCCCTATTCTAGCATGCCCAGACTTCAGCGAACAATTTGTCCTACAGGTAGATGCGTCTCAAATAGGGTTAGGCGCCACCTTGAGCCAGAAGCGAAAGGGTAAAGAGGTGGTTATAGCGTATGCCAGTAGACTGTTAACGGACGGGGAAAAGAAGTTTACGGTCACTGAACAAGAGTGTTTAGCTTTGGTATGGGCGGTAAAAAAATTTAGACCTTATATCGAAGGGTACCATTTCCTCGCAATCACCGATCACCAAGCACTGCAATGGTTAATGAAGATACAACAACCAACCGGTCGGTTGGCCCGCTGGATCCTCGAGTTGCAGCAACACGATTTTTCAGTCCAGTACCGTAAAGGTGCTTTAAATAGAGTAGCCGATGCTCTTTCGAGAAACCCTCCTGAAAGGACTGATCAAACAACCGAAAACGACGAAGTTAGAGATCATTCTCTGAAGGTGTTTGTAATAGAAAGCTCAGAGAAGGAAAGTAATTCAAATTGCGACGACTATCTCCCAATGTCATGGTATGATAACCTAATACACAAAGTTAAGAAAAATCCCCGTAGTTTCCCTCGGTTTACCATAAGAGGAGGAAAACTATACAGATATATTCCCTACAGAGGCCCAGGAGAGGGGCGTCAGAAGAGTTTGGATTGGAAGATGTGTGTTCCCGAGGAGGAGAAAAGTCGAGTACTTGAGGAAACTCATGATAAGGAAACGGCTGGGCACTTCGGCTATCGAAAGACAGCCAAACGAATTGCAGAAAGATACTACTGGCCGAGATGGCGGCAAGAAGTCCGAAATTATGTCGCTTCATGTGAGACGTGCCAGAAATTCAAGAGTGAACAAAAGAAACCCGCCGGAATAATGAAATTTAGACGACCAAAGGGGCCTTGGTTCGCAGTTTCGGCGGATTTGATTGGGCCGTTACCTAGATCAAAAAGAGGTAACACTTATGCGGTGGTTTTCCAAGACTGTTTTAGCAAATGGGTAGAAATAGCACCCATAAGACTTGCCAACGCTCGCCAAGTATGCAATAAATTTAAGGAATTGATATTACTTAGGTACGGATCACCTGAGGTACTTATAGTAGACAACGGAACACAATTCACGTCGAAGATTTTTAAGGAACTAGCTGAGGATTGGGGAATCGAGGTCAATTATACTGCTCCATTTTCACCTCAGTCGAACCCGGTAGAGAGATATAACCGCGTGCTGGGAACGATGATTGCCCAATACGTTAAGAATGACCATCGAGAGTGGGACGTGAACATTTCAGAGTTCAGATACGCGATGAATACAGCGGTACATGGCAGTACAAAGTTCACTCCCGCTATGCTTAACTTTGGCAGAGAGCTGAAGCCACCGAAATCCCTATCCGGGTTTTTCGAAGAAGGGAATGATAAACGACCCCTCTCAACAGCCGATATCCATAAGGAAAGGTATGATCGATTTCAACGTTTATACGAGAGATGTCATCTGAACCTAAGGGCAGCTTATAACAATCAAGCAAGGGTATATAATTTAAGACGACGAGAAGTAACGTATAACGTGGGCGATAGAGTCCTAAAAAGAAATCACGCTCTTTCTTCAGCCGCTAACGCTTTTGCCGCAAAATTAGCTCCAAAGTATATAGGACCCTTTAAAATCGATTCTAAAGTAGGTTATAACATATACCGTATAACCGATGAGGTCACGGGTAAAAATAGTAATGCCCACGTAAAAGACTTAAAAACGTTCATTCGTTAATGCTACTGGTGGTGAAGGTACTGGCTAGCTGGTTAGTAAACTGCTTTGCATGATGCTTGTTTTGTGTGGCTTTCAGGTAATACCTGTGGTTAAGAATGAAGGGTCTGAGAAAACTAATCACGGTTAACCAAACCGAAATCGATGTTTTAGCGGCGAAAGACACATTGATGAACGACGTCGTCATTGAGGCCTACTTGCGAATTATAGAGAGACGGAATTGGTACCACAAAGTGTGTCTTCCATCGATCTATATGTTCGATACGTTCTTCTTCAAGGACTGGAAGGAGAAAAGATACCAGGCGGTCAATAACCGGTTTAAGAAAGAAGATATCTTTCAAAACGATATGTTATTCGTTCCCGTACACCTCCCAGACCGTGGTAGCAGGGGACACTGGATCTTAATCGTGGTGATGGTCGAAGAAAATACAATCACCGCGTACGACTCTTGCGGATGGAATAACGAAGCGGAGAGAGGGACAGTGCGAGATTTCCTGACATACGAGGCCACGAGAAGGAACCGGAAGGTAGAGGCATGGAAAACGGTAGACGCACCCAAGAATATCCCTCGACAAGAGAACTCGTACGATTGCGGCGCCTTCGTGTGTATGTATGCGGAGGTGCTGTCAAGGAAGGCACgattagaagaaaaaaaagcGAGTGGAAAATCGATCCGGAAGAACATCGCTTCGGTTCTCCGAGCGGGACGTGTTGGCGTCGAGGACTTTCGTTACACACCGAGCCGGGCGATATAGCGGATATGTTTCCTACGGTTCGAGGACAAACTAGCCTCTCCCCAAAAGAAACAGCGACCTCACTCCAGGGAGAAGCGAGTGGGTCAGTAAATGATCCAGTACTGGAGGATCTGCTTCGAGCGGCCGAACTCGGATATCCATCCATGCGGCACGTTGATCTGTTCGGCCCTCTTTATCGACCTGGACCGTCTCACCCGGCCCCGATGGAGGTCGACGTGGAGGAAGATTCCGCAGCAACGGATG
This DNA window, taken from Homalodisca vitripennis isolate AUS2020 unplaced genomic scaffold, UT_GWSS_2.1 ScUCBcl_5493;HRSCAF=12234, whole genome shotgun sequence, encodes the following:
- the LOC124373412 gene encoding sentrin-specific protease 1-like, whose amino-acid sequence is MKGLRKLITVNQTEIDVLAAKDTLMNDVVIEAYLRIIERRNWYHKVCLPSIYMFDTFFFKDWKEKRYQAVNNRFKKEDIFQNDMLFVPVHLPDRGSRGHWILIVVMVEENTITAYDSCGWNNEAERGTVRDFLTYEATRRNRKVEAWKTVDAPKNIPRQENSYDCGAFVCMYAEVLSRKARLEEKKASGKSIRKNIASVLRAGRVGVEDFRYTPSRAI